From the genome of Nocardia mangyaensis:
GCACCTTGCACGCCGGACCGGGCCAGACAGGAGGATTTGTGGTGGAGGCACGAATTCCGGCGCGAGGCACCACGTGATCCGAGTGGTGGTGGTCGACGACCAACAGTTGGTGCGCGAGGGCCTACGGGCCTTGCTCGACCGCGCCGACGACATCGGTGTGGTGGGGATGGCCGGTTCCGGCCGCGCGGGAGTCGATCTGGTGACACGTACCCGACCCGATGTCGTGCTGATGGACATCCGTATGCCCGACGGCGACGGCCTGACCGCGACCCAGCGCATCGTCGCCGACCTCGCGCTTCGTGATGTCCGGGTCGTCGTGCTCACCACCTTCGACACCGACGACAACGTGCTGGCGGCGATGCGCGCGGGCGCATCCGGATTCCTGCTCAAGGACACCGACCCACAGGAGTTGCGCGCCGCGATCAGGATCGTCGCGGGTGGCGACGCACTCCTGTCTCCCGCGGTCACCCGCCGGGTCATGCGCGCGGCCGCCAGGGGACCCGATCCGCAAACCGCCGAGCTGTTGAGTCCACTGACTCCACGCGAACGCGAGGTGCTGGCCGAGGTCGGCCACGGCCGTTCCAATGCCGAGATCGCCGCGGCGCTGTCGATGAGTCCAGCGACAGCACGCACCCATGTCGGCCGTCTACTGACCAAACTCGACGCCCGCGACCGACCCCAACTGGTGCGACTCGCCTATGAGACCGGCTTGATCACCCCAGGTCGACCGTGAGTGGCCGACCCACACCCCACCCCGCGGGCTACTGCGCGGGAGCGAGTACCGGTTCGCTCGCAGTCGCGGCAGGGGCTTTCGCGGGCCGTCCGGAGCGGGCGTGCCCGTAGCCAACACCGGCGAGTGCGGGCAGGAAGATCAGCAGCATGATGAACGACGCCGCGGAGGTCAGCTCGAAGAGCGCGCCGGCGTCGCCGAGTTCGATACCGGGGACGTAGTCGAGGATCAGGCACACCGCCCCGCTGCCGAGGCCGGCGGCGATACCGGCGGCGAGCCAGCGGACCGTGAGATCAGTGCCGGATGTCGAGCGGGCATCGCGTACGCCCCAGACGACGGCGACGGCGACGATCGCGACGAGGCAGACCGCCCGCCACAGTGTGCCGTAGGTCGGCAGTGACCCCATCAGCAGACCGAGCAGAACCCGCAGCACGACGACCAACGCGCCGAGACCGACGGCTCGTAACACCCAAGCGCTCATGGGCAACACCTTAGCCCGGCAAAACTAGAACCGGTGTCAATTCTGCGGATCGGATGATCACCGCGGCCGCGTCGGCGGTGCTGACACAGAGCCGAGCACGTCACGGCACCCACAGGTCGTACCTGCCGCTGCCGTCACCGCGCGGTACGCATTGCGCCCGATCGCTCCACAGCGGACCGTCCTTCAGACAGCTCGCCAGCGTGACGTTCGATGCCGACGGTACACAACGGAACCCCCACGTCGGCTGCGCCGAGGCGCAGCCACTCTGCGCCGCCGCCGATCCACCCACAACGATCGCCGACGCGGCGACCGACAACACGACGAACCCGATTCGACCGAACACGAGCCCACCCCTCCCCTAGGTTGCGTTGGGCACCAGGGTAATACGGCGAGCACCGCCGCGAAAGGGGTCAGTCGAGCGCGGCCGCCATCGCCGCACGCGGTGCCGGCTGCCCGGTGAACAGCTCGACCTGCCCGAACGCCTGGTTCAACAGCATCTGCAGCCCACTGACCACCGTGTGTCCGGCCGCCTCGACCGCATGGGCCAGCGGTGTGGGCCACGGGTTGTAAATGGCGTCGAGGACCACCGGCGCCGCCGACACCGGAGCCGCGAGCGCAGCGGCGGCCTCGGCGGGCACCGTGCTGACCACGGCTCCCGCGCGCGCACACACGGCGGCGAGGGGCTCCGCATCGAAACCGATCGTCGACACGGCCATGCCCAACCGCTCGGCGAGCTCGAGCGCACCACGCGCGCGGCCGGCATCGCGCGCGACCACGGTCACCGACTCCGCGCCCAGCTCCGACAGAGCGAGCAGGGCGGGCCGTGCGGTGCCACCCGCACCGAGGACCACACCCTCGCGGACCCGGTCGACACCACCACCACGAAGCGCGCCGAGCACGCCGTCCACATCGGTGCAGTCGGCCAGCCAGCCGGCCTCGGTCCGAACCAGGGTGTTGGCGGAACCGACCAGCACGGCCCGATCGGTGCGCACGTCCGCGTGGGCCAGCGCGGCTTCCTTGCCGGGCATCGTCACCGACAGTCCCACCCATTCCGGGCCGAGCCCGTCGACCAGCCCGGGCAGCTGTTCGGCCGAGCACTCGATGCGCTCATAGCTCCAGTTCAACCCGAGCGCGCGGTAGGCGGCCAGGTGCAGCTGGGGCGAGCGGGAGTGCGCGATCGGCTTGCCGAGCACCGCCGCTTTGCGCGCCTCAGCCACCGTAGGGCCGGGAGCTGTCGAGGATGCCGCTGCGCTGTGCCTGCGCGACCAGTCGCAGGTGCTCCTGATAGTTGTCGGTGAACAGGGTGGTGCCGTCGTTGTCGACGGTGACGAAGTACAGCCACTCGCCGGGTTCGGGGTTCTCCATGGCCTGCAGGGCCTGCAGGGAGGGTGCGGCGATCGGCGTCACGGGCAGGCCGTACATCGCGTAGGTGTTCCACGCGGTGACCCGGGCACGGTCGGCGTTGGTGGTCGCCACCTCGGTGGTGTCGAGGGTGTAGTTCACCGTCGAGTCGAACTGCAGCATCTGTTCGACCTTCAGGCGGTTCGCGATCACCCTGGCCACTTTGCTCATGTCCTGGGGCTTGGCCTCACGCTCCACCAGGGAGGCGGCGACCAGGGTCTCATACGGGGTCAGGCCCGTGGTGGCGCCCGACTGCAGCAGGCCGGTCGATTCGTAGCGCTGCACACTCGCGGTGATCAGCTGCCGCAAGATCTGCTCCGGTGTGCCGCTCGGATCGAAATCC
Proteins encoded in this window:
- a CDS encoding response regulator, giving the protein MIRVVVVDDQQLVREGLRALLDRADDIGVVGMAGSGRAGVDLVTRTRPDVVLMDIRMPDGDGLTATQRIVADLALRDVRVVVLTTFDTDDNVLAAMRAGASGFLLKDTDPQELRAAIRIVAGGDALLSPAVTRRVMRAAARGPDPQTAELLSPLTPREREVLAEVGHGRSNAEIAAALSMSPATARTHVGRLLTKLDARDRPQLVRLAYETGLITPGRP
- a CDS encoding shikimate dehydrogenase, with the protein product MAEARKAAVLGKPIAHSRSPQLHLAAYRALGLNWSYERIECSAEQLPGLVDGLGPEWVGLSVTMPGKEAALAHADVRTDRAVLVGSANTLVRTEAGWLADCTDVDGVLGALRGGGVDRVREGVVLGAGGTARPALLALSELGAESVTVVARDAGRARGALELAERLGMAVSTIGFDAEPLAAVCARAGAVVSTVPAEAAAALAAPVSAAPVVLDAIYNPWPTPLAHAVEAAGHTVVSGLQMLLNQAFGQVELFTGQPAPRAAMAAALD
- a CDS encoding B-4DMT family transporter gives rise to the protein MSAWVLRAVGLGALVVVLRVLLGLLMGSLPTYGTLWRAVCLVAIVAVAVVWGVRDARSTSGTDLTVRWLAAGIAAGLGSGAVCLILDYVPGIELGDAGALFELTSAASFIMLLIFLPALAGVGYGHARSGRPAKAPAATASEPVLAPAQ